Proteins co-encoded in one Xiphophorus hellerii strain 12219 chromosome 10, Xiphophorus_hellerii-4.1, whole genome shotgun sequence genomic window:
- the cdk5rap3 gene encoding CDK5 regulatory subunit-associated protein 3 has product MENIQNLPIDIQTSKLLDWLVDRRHCNIKWQSTVKTVREKINTAIQDMPENEEIKQLLSGSYIHYFHCLRIVEILKGTEASSKNIFGRYSSQRMKDWQEIVSLYEADNVYLAEVASLLFRNVSYEGPALRKQIAKAKQLQQELSRREVECQSSAAELRERYYAACKQYGITGENVQRELQALVKDLPAVLEEVGKDAAKLEEQIQLYAAFTNFVCDWSKPVLPMLTFSQKSGNVTFYEWRTGKVPSLVERPAEEAPPDAATEDTIDWGDFGNKPSDDLGVTAGITVEEGIDWGISLEPTSEKSGAGGIDWGDSDPAPVEIEIVDTGTDCPEGVARGDDALSILENSQSRSQFIDELMELEAFLTQRVTEMGEEGDVVAMSQFQLAPSIIQSQTREHIQELLSQVQDLLGRLTSLRMQHLFMIQASPRYVERVSEMLRQKLKQADILVLKAATMVERREEALQEQSRLEPHVDLLAGHTRELQKLIEADISKRYHNRPVNLMGVNI; this is encoded by the exons ATGGAG AATATCCAAAATCTCCCCATCGACATACAGACCAGCAAGCTGTTAG actGGCTTGTGGATCGGCGTCACTGCAACATAAAGTGGCAGAGTACAGTGAAAACAGTCAGAGAAAAGATCAACACTGCCATTCAGGACATGCCCGAAAACGAGGAGATCAAGCAGCTTCTCTCTGGATCCT ACATCCACTACTTTCACTGTTTGAGAATAGTGGAGATACTAAAGGGAACTGAGGCTTCATCAAAGAACATCTTTGGCAGATATTCTTCTCAGAGAATGAAG GACTGGCAGGAGATTGTGTCGCTCTATGAAGCAGATAATGTTTATTTAG CGGAGGTGGCCAGCTTGCTGTTCCGAAACGTGAGCTACGAAGGGCCAGCTCTGAGGAAGCAGATTGCCAAAGctaagcagctgcagcaggagctcAGCAGGCGGGAGGTGGAGTGTCAGAGCTCAGCAGCCGAACTGAGGGAACGCTACTATGCTGCCTGCAAGCAGTATGGCATTACT GGGGAAAATGTTCAGCGAGAGCTTCAGGCTCTAGTGAAAGACTTGCCTGCCGTCCTGGAGGAGGTGGGGAAGGATGCAGCAAAGTTAGAGGAGCAAATCCAGCTTTATGCTGCATTCACAAACTTTGTGTGTGATTG GTCCAAACCGGTCCTGCCCATGCTGACGTTCAGCCAGAAATCGGGGAATGTGACGTTTTATGAGTGGAGGACGGGGAAAGTCCCCAGCCTTGTTGAACGGCCGGCGGAGGAAGCCCCTCCTGATGCAGCGACAGAGGACACG ATTGATTGGGGAGATTTTGGTAATAAACCGTCAGATGATCTGGGCGTGACCGCCGGCATCACAGTGGAGGAAGGAATCGATTGGGGAATCTCTCTGGAGCCGACATCCGAG AAAAGTGGTGCAGGCGGCATCGACTGGGGTGACAGCGATCCAGCTCCAGTTGAAATAGAAATTGTTGACACAGGCACAGACT GTCCCGAGGGCGTGGCGAGGGGTGACGATGCTCTGAGCATACTGGAAAACTCCCAGTCACGCAGCCAGTTCATTGATGAGCTCATGGAG CTCGAGGCGTTCCTCACCCAGCGGGTCACCGAGATGGGGGAGGAGGGCGACGTGGTGGCCATGAGTCAGTTTCAGCTGGCTCCTTCTATCATTCAGAGCCAAACCCGAGAACACATCCAAGAACTGCTATCCCAGGTGCAGGACCTTCTGGGCCGGCTCACCTCGCTCCGCATGCAGCACCTGTTCATGATCCAGGCCTCACCGAG GTATGTTGAGCGTGTGTCAGAAATGCTGAGGCAGAAGCTGAAGCAGGCAGACATCCTGGTGCTGAAAGCTGCCACGATGGTTGAGCGGAGAGAGGAAGCCCTTCAGGAGCAGTCTAGACTGGAGCCTCATGTTGACCTGCTGGCAGGACACACCCGGGAACTCCAGAAACTG ATTGAAGCTGACATTTCAAAGAGATACCACAACAGACCAGTCAACCTTATGGGGGTGAATATTTAG
- the cbx1b gene encoding chromobox protein homolog 1b, with product MSMSQTPEPSSDGATVTEEATITTPEKEKKADEVVEEEEEEEEYVVEKVLNRRVVKGKVEYLLKWKGFSNEDNTWEPEENLDCPDLIAEYLQKQKSANEGKRKAPGEADGDESKSKKKKDDNEKLRGFARGLEPERIIGATDSTGELMFLMKWKHSDEADLVPAKEANVKCPQVVISFYEERLTWHSYPSEDEKKDDKN from the exons ATGAGCATGAGCCAGACTCCAGAGCCTTCTAGCGATGGCGCCACCGTTACAGAAG AGGCTACAATAACAACACCTGAGAAGGAGAAGAAGGCGGATGAAGTGgtagaggaagaagaggaggaggaagagtacGTGGTGGAAAAAGTCCTGAATCGGCGGGTGGTGAAAGGGAAGGTGGAGTACCTTCTCAAGTGGAAAGGGTTCTCTAA TGAGGATAACACTTGGGAGCCAGAAGAAAACCTGGACTGTCCGGATCTGATAGCAGAAtatctgcagaaacagaaatcGGCAAATGAGGGAAAGAGAAAAGCGCCTGGAGAGGCAGACGGAGATGAAAGcaaatcaaagaagaaaaaggatgaC AATGAGAAGTTGAGAGGCTTCGCTCGAGGTCTGGAGCCAGAAAGGATCATCGGTGCCACAGACTCTACAGGAGAACTCATGTTCCTTATGAAATg GAAACACTCGGACGAAGCCGACCTGGTGCCAGCAAAAGAGGCCAACGTGAAGTGTCCTCAGGTGGTGATCTCCTTCTACGAAGAGAGGCTCACCTGGCACTCGTATCCCTCAGAGGACGAGAAAAAAGACGACAAGAACTAA
- the nfe2l1b gene encoding endoplasmic reticulum membrane sensor NFE2L1b isoform X2 produces the protein MLYLKKYFTEGLIQFTILLSLIGVRVDVDTYLSNQLPPLREIILGPSSAYTQTQFHNLRNTLDGYGIHPKSVDLDQFFTTRRLLNEVRQLDRLSVPSSELNTWLVHRDSETVVSAGGQSSPGITLDNGAGLEDINNIDATPAMRGGGGAPESTYDLNAADSSLGAVAPEGNQEQGSGGGNDDLTKEDIDLIDILWRQDIDLGAGREVFSYSNRQKDTEEEKPNPQDSKDVNDEQESWRNGINLQGSQPVDGETGESIPEQECLRLLEATFPFGEEAEFPVPVGNQEVSISNEEVPSTSQGLTLAPQMPTAEPQLDLEQQWQDIMAIMELQAMDVNNSASNSGNASNATAEPTAAGTFGLSENPTPINQDVSLHQASLPSCSQDFPQIFRPQLDSVSVTPQTSMLRLSSGNSTNINSTFGATNLTGVFLPPINSSSNNVTSTPNLPDPFTTLLEESMLDEISLLDLAMEEGFSQAQASQLEEELDSDSGLSLDSSHSPASPSSSETSCSSAASSSSTSANFSEEGAVGYSTDSEAAAVETEEGAVGGYQPEYSKLCRMSFQDLSQFNGLPQLDGISHNHTYNVPLSSSFPEHPDLLLSAGKKTSRDKKLQPSQDLLDKHASRDERRARAMKIPFSNEKIVNLPVEEFNELLAKHHLSEAQLALIRDIRRRGKNKMAAQNCRKRKLETIINLEQGVQDLRRDKARLLKEKMEFIRSIRQLKQKMQSLCQEVFSQLRDEEGRPFPPSEYCLQYGADGSVLIAPRSGAAAAQQQSRKPEKKQKDKKK, from the exons ATGCTTTACCTGAAAAAGTACTTCACAGAGGGCCTGATTCAGTTCACCATCCTTCTGAGTCTCATTGGGGTGCGGGTGGACGTCGACACGTATCTAAGCAATCAGTTGCCCCCTTTAAGAGAGATCATCCTGGGGCCCAGCTCAGCCTACACACAGACCCAGTTCCACAACCTGCGCAACACGCTGGACGGCTATGGGATCCATCCAAAGAGTGTGGACCTGGACCAGTTCTTCACGACCCGGCGGCTGCTGAACGAGGTGCGCCAGCTGGATCGCCTCTCCGTGCCCAGTTCCGAGCTCAACACCTGGCTAGTGCATCGCGACTCTGAGACGGTGGTGTCCGCAGGCGGTCAGTCCAGCCCCGGCATAACCCTGGACAATGGGGCCGGCCTAGAGGACATTAACAACATTGACGCTACCCCGGCCATGAGGGGAGGAGGCGGAGCGCCTGAATCCACGTACGACCTGAACGCAGCGGACAGCAGCCTGGGAGCCGTGGCCCCAGAGGGAAACCAGGAGCAGGGCAGCGGAGGCGGCAATGACGACCTCACCAAAGAG GACATTGACTTGATTGACATCCTATGGCGACAGGACATCGACCTTGGAGCAGGAAGAGAAGTGTTCAGCTACAGCAACCGTCAGAAGGACACGGAGGAGGAGAAGCCCAACCCACAGGACAGCAAAGATGTCAATGATGAACAAGAGAGCTGGAGAAATGGGATAAACTTACAGGGGTCCCAGCCGGTGGATGGAGAGACTGGAGAGAGCATTCCTGAGCAG GAGTGCTTGAGGCTGTTGGAGGCCACGTTTCCTTTTGGAGAAGAAGCTGAG TTTCCTGTCCCGGTCGGTAACCAGGAAGTATCCATTTCCAATGAAGAAGTTCCCTCCACCTCCCAGGGCCTCACTCTGGCTCCACAGATGCCCACAGCAGAGCCGCAGTTAGACCTGGAGCAGCAGTGGCAGGACATCATGGCCATCATGGAGCTGCAG GCGATGGACGTCAACAACAGCGCCTCCAACAGCGGGAACGCCAGCAACGCCACGGCGGAACCGACAGCTGCCGGGACCTTCGGACTCTCTGAGAATCCCACACCCATCAACCAGGATGTCAGCCTCCACCAGGCCTCCCTGCCCAGCTGCAGCCAGGACTTCCCGCAGATCTTCCGCCCCCAGCTGGACTCGGTCAGCGTCACGCCTCAAACCAGCATGCTCAGGCTCTCCTCGGGCAACTCCACCAACATCAACTCTACGTTCGGAGCAACCAACCTGACGGGGGTCTTCCTGCCGCCCATCAACAGCTCCAGCAACAACGTCACTTCCACGCCGAACCTGCCGGACCCCTTCACCACCCTCCTGGAGGAGTCCATGCTGGATGAAATCAGCCTGCTGGACCTGGCCATGGAGGAGGGCTTCAGCCAGGCTCAGGCATCTCAGCTGGAGGAAGAGCTCGACTCGGACTCCGGCCTCTCACTGGACTCCAGCCACAGCCCGGCCTCGCCGAGCAGCTCGGAGACCTCCTGCTCTTCCGCGGCCTCTTCTTCCTCCACCTCCGCCAACTTCTCCGAGGAGGGCGCCGTGGGATACAGCACCGACTCCGAGGCGGCCGCCGTGGAGACGGAGGAGGGCGCGGTGGGCGGCTACCAGCCCGAGTACAGCAAGCTCTGCCGCATGAGCTTCCAGGACCTCTCCCAGTTCAACGGCCTCCCTCAGCTGGACGGCATCAGCCACAATCACACCTACAACGTGCCGCTCTCCTCCAGCTTCCCAGAGCACCCGGACCTCCTCCTGTCGGCCGGGAAGAAAACGAGTCGCGACAAAAAGCTGCAGCCCTCTCAGGACCTGCTCGACAAGCACGCGAGTCGCGACGAGCGCCGCGCCCGCGCCATGAAGATCCCCTTCTCCAACGAGAAGATCGTCAACCTCCCCGTGGAGGAGTTCAACGAGCTGCTGGCCAAGCACCACCTGAGCGAGGCCCAGCTCGCCCTCATCCGCGACATCCGCCGGCGCGGCAagaacaagatggccgcccagAACTGCCGCAAGCGCAAGCTGGAGACCATCATCAACCTGGAGCAGGGCGTGCAGGACCTGCGGCGCGACAAGGCCCGCCTGctgaaggagaagatggagtTCATCCGCTCCATCCGGCAGCTGAAGCAGAAGATGCAGAGCCTGTgccaggaggttttcagtcaGCTGCGGGACGAGGAGGGCCGGCCCTTTCCCCCCAGCGAGTACTGCCTGCAGTACGGCGCCGACGGCAGCGTGCTGATCGCGCCCCGCAGCGGGGCGGCCGCCgcgcagcagcagagcagaaaaccggagaaaaaacagaaagacaaaaaaaagtga
- the nfe2l1b gene encoding endoplasmic reticulum membrane sensor NFE2L1b isoform X1, producing MLYLKKYFTEGLIQFTILLSLIGVRVDVDTYLSNQLPPLREIILGPSSAYTQTQFHNLRNTLDGYGIHPKSVDLDQFFTTRRLLNEVRQLDRLSVPSSELNTWLVHRDSETVVSAGGQSSPGITLDNGAGLEDINNIDATPAMRGGGGAPESTYDLNAADSSLGAVAPEGNQEQGSGGGNDDLTKEDIDLIDILWRQDIDLGAGREVFSYSNRQKDTEEEKPNPQDSKDVNDEQESWRNGINLQGSQPVDGETGESIPEQLPVLGSQTSLSLQECLRLLEATFPFGEEAEFPVPVGNQEVSISNEEVPSTSQGLTLAPQMPTAEPQLDLEQQWQDIMAIMELQAMDVNNSASNSGNASNATAEPTAAGTFGLSENPTPINQDVSLHQASLPSCSQDFPQIFRPQLDSVSVTPQTSMLRLSSGNSTNINSTFGATNLTGVFLPPINSSSNNVTSTPNLPDPFTTLLEESMLDEISLLDLAMEEGFSQAQASQLEEELDSDSGLSLDSSHSPASPSSSETSCSSAASSSSTSANFSEEGAVGYSTDSEAAAVETEEGAVGGYQPEYSKLCRMSFQDLSQFNGLPQLDGISHNHTYNVPLSSSFPEHPDLLLSAGKKTSRDKKLQPSQDLLDKHASRDERRARAMKIPFSNEKIVNLPVEEFNELLAKHHLSEAQLALIRDIRRRGKNKMAAQNCRKRKLETIINLEQGVQDLRRDKARLLKEKMEFIRSIRQLKQKMQSLCQEVFSQLRDEEGRPFPPSEYCLQYGADGSVLIAPRSGAAAAQQQSRKPEKKQKDKKK from the exons ATGCTTTACCTGAAAAAGTACTTCACAGAGGGCCTGATTCAGTTCACCATCCTTCTGAGTCTCATTGGGGTGCGGGTGGACGTCGACACGTATCTAAGCAATCAGTTGCCCCCTTTAAGAGAGATCATCCTGGGGCCCAGCTCAGCCTACACACAGACCCAGTTCCACAACCTGCGCAACACGCTGGACGGCTATGGGATCCATCCAAAGAGTGTGGACCTGGACCAGTTCTTCACGACCCGGCGGCTGCTGAACGAGGTGCGCCAGCTGGATCGCCTCTCCGTGCCCAGTTCCGAGCTCAACACCTGGCTAGTGCATCGCGACTCTGAGACGGTGGTGTCCGCAGGCGGTCAGTCCAGCCCCGGCATAACCCTGGACAATGGGGCCGGCCTAGAGGACATTAACAACATTGACGCTACCCCGGCCATGAGGGGAGGAGGCGGAGCGCCTGAATCCACGTACGACCTGAACGCAGCGGACAGCAGCCTGGGAGCCGTGGCCCCAGAGGGAAACCAGGAGCAGGGCAGCGGAGGCGGCAATGACGACCTCACCAAAGAG GACATTGACTTGATTGACATCCTATGGCGACAGGACATCGACCTTGGAGCAGGAAGAGAAGTGTTCAGCTACAGCAACCGTCAGAAGGACACGGAGGAGGAGAAGCCCAACCCACAGGACAGCAAAGATGTCAATGATGAACAAGAGAGCTGGAGAAATGGGATAAACTTACAGGGGTCCCAGCCGGTGGATGGAGAGACTGGAGAGAGCATTCCTGAGCAG cTGCCAGTTCTTGGCTCACAGACTTCACTGTCACTACAGGAGTGCTTGAGGCTGTTGGAGGCCACGTTTCCTTTTGGAGAAGAAGCTGAG TTTCCTGTCCCGGTCGGTAACCAGGAAGTATCCATTTCCAATGAAGAAGTTCCCTCCACCTCCCAGGGCCTCACTCTGGCTCCACAGATGCCCACAGCAGAGCCGCAGTTAGACCTGGAGCAGCAGTGGCAGGACATCATGGCCATCATGGAGCTGCAG GCGATGGACGTCAACAACAGCGCCTCCAACAGCGGGAACGCCAGCAACGCCACGGCGGAACCGACAGCTGCCGGGACCTTCGGACTCTCTGAGAATCCCACACCCATCAACCAGGATGTCAGCCTCCACCAGGCCTCCCTGCCCAGCTGCAGCCAGGACTTCCCGCAGATCTTCCGCCCCCAGCTGGACTCGGTCAGCGTCACGCCTCAAACCAGCATGCTCAGGCTCTCCTCGGGCAACTCCACCAACATCAACTCTACGTTCGGAGCAACCAACCTGACGGGGGTCTTCCTGCCGCCCATCAACAGCTCCAGCAACAACGTCACTTCCACGCCGAACCTGCCGGACCCCTTCACCACCCTCCTGGAGGAGTCCATGCTGGATGAAATCAGCCTGCTGGACCTGGCCATGGAGGAGGGCTTCAGCCAGGCTCAGGCATCTCAGCTGGAGGAAGAGCTCGACTCGGACTCCGGCCTCTCACTGGACTCCAGCCACAGCCCGGCCTCGCCGAGCAGCTCGGAGACCTCCTGCTCTTCCGCGGCCTCTTCTTCCTCCACCTCCGCCAACTTCTCCGAGGAGGGCGCCGTGGGATACAGCACCGACTCCGAGGCGGCCGCCGTGGAGACGGAGGAGGGCGCGGTGGGCGGCTACCAGCCCGAGTACAGCAAGCTCTGCCGCATGAGCTTCCAGGACCTCTCCCAGTTCAACGGCCTCCCTCAGCTGGACGGCATCAGCCACAATCACACCTACAACGTGCCGCTCTCCTCCAGCTTCCCAGAGCACCCGGACCTCCTCCTGTCGGCCGGGAAGAAAACGAGTCGCGACAAAAAGCTGCAGCCCTCTCAGGACCTGCTCGACAAGCACGCGAGTCGCGACGAGCGCCGCGCCCGCGCCATGAAGATCCCCTTCTCCAACGAGAAGATCGTCAACCTCCCCGTGGAGGAGTTCAACGAGCTGCTGGCCAAGCACCACCTGAGCGAGGCCCAGCTCGCCCTCATCCGCGACATCCGCCGGCGCGGCAagaacaagatggccgcccagAACTGCCGCAAGCGCAAGCTGGAGACCATCATCAACCTGGAGCAGGGCGTGCAGGACCTGCGGCGCGACAAGGCCCGCCTGctgaaggagaagatggagtTCATCCGCTCCATCCGGCAGCTGAAGCAGAAGATGCAGAGCCTGTgccaggaggttttcagtcaGCTGCGGGACGAGGAGGGCCGGCCCTTTCCCCCCAGCGAGTACTGCCTGCAGTACGGCGCCGACGGCAGCGTGCTGATCGCGCCCCGCAGCGGGGCGGCCGCCgcgcagcagcagagcagaaaaccggagaaaaaacagaaagacaaaaaaaagtga